From one Sus scrofa isolate TJ Tabasco breed Duroc chromosome 9, Sscrofa11.1, whole genome shotgun sequence genomic stretch:
- the C9H1orf186 gene encoding uncharacterized protein C1orf186 homolog isoform X1 has product MLTEEMKLWQGVVIAVVSLVLQACLLAAINYLLSRHMVKENERILKEARLQVPILSPAQPHAPAVKEIKEARAERNPPASEPRYRRGTSDDSDTSSDSSDSSDSSPPTHQATKDVNYTQVIFSAPGGRRNESVLDYENIKETTDYVNVNPKTHKPNFWAFVNPASEPVEYTQVAL; this is encoded by the exons ATGCTGACGGA AGAAATGAAGCTCTGGCAAGGAGTAGTGATCGCAGTGGTGTCGCTGGTCCTGCAGGCCTGCCTCCTCGCAGCCATCAACTACCTGCTCAGCCGGCACATGG TCAAGGAGAATGAGCGGATACTGAAAGAGGCCAGGCTCCAGGTCCCCATactcagccctgcccagccccacgCACCTGCTGTCAAGGAGATAAAGGAAGCTCGGGCAGAGAGAAACCCCCCTGCATCTGAGCCCCGATACCGGC GAGGCACTTCAG ATGACAGCGACACATCCTCCGATAGTTCTGACAGCTCAGACAGCTCGCCGCCCACCCACCAG GCCACCAAGGATGTGAACTACACACAAGTGATCTTTTCAGCCCCTGGAGGACGAAGAAATGAATCCGTCCTAGACTATGAGAACATAAAGGAAACGACAGATTACGTCAATGTCAACCCCAAAACCCATAAGCCCAATTTCTGGGCTTTTGTGAACCCTGCCTCTGAGCCAGTGGAATACACTCAAGTGGCCCTGTGA
- the C9H1orf186 gene encoding uncharacterized protein C1orf186 homolog isoform X2, whose amino-acid sequence MLTEEMKLWQGVVIAVVSLVLQACLLAAINYLLSRHMVKENERILKEARLQVPILSPAQPHAPAVKEIKEARAERNPPASEPRYRHDSDTSSDSSDSSDSSPPTHQATKDVNYTQVIFSAPGGRRNESVLDYENIKETTDYVNVNPKTHKPNFWAFVNPASEPVEYTQVAL is encoded by the exons ATGCTGACGGA AGAAATGAAGCTCTGGCAAGGAGTAGTGATCGCAGTGGTGTCGCTGGTCCTGCAGGCCTGCCTCCTCGCAGCCATCAACTACCTGCTCAGCCGGCACATGG TCAAGGAGAATGAGCGGATACTGAAAGAGGCCAGGCTCCAGGTCCCCATactcagccctgcccagccccacgCACCTGCTGTCAAGGAGATAAAGGAAGCTCGGGCAGAGAGAAACCCCCCTGCATCTGAGCCCCGATACCGGC ATGACAGCGACACATCCTCCGATAGTTCTGACAGCTCAGACAGCTCGCCGCCCACCCACCAG GCCACCAAGGATGTGAACTACACACAAGTGATCTTTTCAGCCCCTGGAGGACGAAGAAATGAATCCGTCCTAGACTATGAGAACATAAAGGAAACGACAGATTACGTCAATGTCAACCCCAAAACCCATAAGCCCAATTTCTGGGCTTTTGTGAACCCTGCCTCTGAGCCAGTGGAATACACTCAAGTGGCCCTGTGA
- the C9H1orf186 gene encoding uncharacterized protein C1orf186 homolog isoform X3, with protein sequence MKLWQGVVIAVVSLVLQACLLAAINYLLSRHMVKENERILKEARLQVPILSPAQPHAPAVKEIKEARAERNPPASEPRYRRGTSDDSDTSSDSSDSSDSSPPTHQATKDVNYTQVIFSAPGGRRNESVLDYENIKETTDYVNVNPKTHKPNFWAFVNPASEPVEYTQVAL encoded by the exons ATGAAGCTCTGGCAAGGAGTAGTGATCGCAGTGGTGTCGCTGGTCCTGCAGGCCTGCCTCCTCGCAGCCATCAACTACCTGCTCAGCCGGCACATGG TCAAGGAGAATGAGCGGATACTGAAAGAGGCCAGGCTCCAGGTCCCCATactcagccctgcccagccccacgCACCTGCTGTCAAGGAGATAAAGGAAGCTCGGGCAGAGAGAAACCCCCCTGCATCTGAGCCCCGATACCGGC GAGGCACTTCAG ATGACAGCGACACATCCTCCGATAGTTCTGACAGCTCAGACAGCTCGCCGCCCACCCACCAG GCCACCAAGGATGTGAACTACACACAAGTGATCTTTTCAGCCCCTGGAGGACGAAGAAATGAATCCGTCCTAGACTATGAGAACATAAAGGAAACGACAGATTACGTCAATGTCAACCCCAAAACCCATAAGCCCAATTTCTGGGCTTTTGTGAACCCTGCCTCTGAGCCAGTGGAATACACTCAAGTGGCCCTGTGA
- the C9H1orf186 gene encoding uncharacterized protein C1orf186 homolog isoform X4 has protein sequence MKLWQGVVIAVVSLVLQACLLAAINYLLSRHMVKENERILKEARLQVPILSPAQPHAPAVKEIKEARAERNPPASEPRYRHDSDTSSDSSDSSDSSPPTHQATKDVNYTQVIFSAPGGRRNESVLDYENIKETTDYVNVNPKTHKPNFWAFVNPASEPVEYTQVAL, from the exons ATGAAGCTCTGGCAAGGAGTAGTGATCGCAGTGGTGTCGCTGGTCCTGCAGGCCTGCCTCCTCGCAGCCATCAACTACCTGCTCAGCCGGCACATGG TCAAGGAGAATGAGCGGATACTGAAAGAGGCCAGGCTCCAGGTCCCCATactcagccctgcccagccccacgCACCTGCTGTCAAGGAGATAAAGGAAGCTCGGGCAGAGAGAAACCCCCCTGCATCTGAGCCCCGATACCGGC ATGACAGCGACACATCCTCCGATAGTTCTGACAGCTCAGACAGCTCGCCGCCCACCCACCAG GCCACCAAGGATGTGAACTACACACAAGTGATCTTTTCAGCCCCTGGAGGACGAAGAAATGAATCCGTCCTAGACTATGAGAACATAAAGGAAACGACAGATTACGTCAATGTCAACCCCAAAACCCATAAGCCCAATTTCTGGGCTTTTGTGAACCCTGCCTCTGAGCCAGTGGAATACACTCAAGTGGCCCTGTGA
- the AVPR1B gene encoding vasopressin V1b receptor: MDSGPPWLANPTPGGTLSVPNATTPWLGRDEELAKVEIGVLATVLVLATGGNLTVLLTLGQPGRKRSRMHLFVLHLALTDLGVALFQVLPQLLWDITYRFQGPDPLCRAVKYLQVLSMFASTYMLLAMTLDRYLAVCHPLRSLQQPNRSTYPLIAAPWLLAALLSLPQVFIFSLREVIQGSGVLDCWADFRFPWGPRAYITWTTLAIFILPVATLTACYSLICHEICKNLKVKTQAWKVEGGGRRTWNEPLPLAQAAAMRGLPSRVSSISTISRAKIRTVKMTFVIVLAYIACWAPFFSVQMWSVWDENAPDEDSTNVAFTISMLLGNLSSCCNPWIYLGFNSHLWPRPLRHPVCCRGPGPSVRRQLSSSSLSSRRTTLLTRSSGAPNPSLSPRLSGRLEPQDSLKDSEPVDRDGTTETGIF; this comes from the exons ATGGATTCGGGACCTCCTTGGTTGGCCAACCCCACCCCTGGAGGCACTCTCTCTGTCCCCAATGCCACCACACCCTGGCTGGGCCGGGATGAGGAACTGGCCAAGGTGGAGATTGGAGTGTTGGCCACTGTCCTGGTGCTGGCGACAGGGGGCAACCTGACTGTGCTGCTGACCTTGGGACAGCCAGGCCGCAAGCGCTCCCGCATGCACCTGTTTGTGCTGCACCTGGCCCTGACGGACCTGGGCGTGGCGCTCTTCCAGGTGCTGCCCCAGCTGCTGTGGGACATCACCTACCGCTTCCAGGGCCCTGACCCTCTCTGCCGGGCCGTTAAGTACCTACAGGTGCTCAGCATGTTCGCCTCCACTTACATGCTGCTGGCCATGACACTGGACCGCTACCTGGCCGTTTGTCACCCTCTGCGCAGCCTCCAGCAGCCCAACCGGTCCACCTACCCACTCATCGCAGCTCCCTGGCTGCTGGCCGCCCTCCTCAGCCTCCCTCaagtcttcattttttctttgcgAGAGGTGATCCAGGGCTCCGGCGTGCTGGACTGCTGGGCAGACTTCCGCTTCCCTTGGGGGCCACGGGCCTACATCACCTGGACCACCCTGGCCATCTTCATCCTGCCTGTGGCCACGCTCACGGCCTGCTACAGCCTCATCTGCCACGAAATCTGCAAGAACCTAAAAGTCAAGACTCAGGCCTGGAAGGTGGAAGGAGGGGGTCGGAGGACTTGGAACGAACCCTTACCTTTGGCCCAGGCTGCCGCCATGCGGGGGCTGCCCTCCCGGGTCAGCAGCATCAGTACCATCTCACGGGCCAAGATCCGAACTGTGAAGATGACCTTTGTCATTGTGCTGGCCTACATCGCCTGCTGGGCACCTTTCTTCAGTGTCCAGATGTGGTCTGTATGGGATGAGAATGCCCCTGACGAAG ATTCAACGAATGTGGCTTTCACCATCTCCATGCTTTTGGGCAACCTCAGCAGCTGCTGCAACCCCTGGATCTACCTGGGCTTCAACAGCCACCTGTGGCCACGCCCCCTGCGCCATCCTGTCTGCTGCCGAGGCCCCGGGCCCAGTGTGCGCAGGCAACTCTCCAGCAGCAGCCTGTCCAGCCGCCGCACCACCCTGCTGACCCGCTCCAGCGgcgcccccaaccccagcctcagccccagacTCAGCGGGAGGCTGGAGCCCCAAGACTCACTGAAGGACTCGGAGCCGGTGGACAGGGATGGCACCACCGAGACCGGCATCTTTTAG